Proteins from a single region of Pirellulales bacterium:
- a CDS encoding methyltransferase domain-containing protein translates to MLYRIAHAFKSVIASLYWLATMGRWGVQGVFDTLYAGQVRSEKFREIYRGVFGADYAEEADPTGYMTMTDLANIVKQLHVGSGQSFVDLACGRGGGSLWVARATGATLLGIDISPVAIQAARERIAAFGVTGKAKFEARDITATGCPDASFDGAMSVDALFLVPDKTGAIREAARILKPGARFVFTTWELDEPFRVKDYRPLLTEAGFEVESIDETPDWERRQRAILEQSIAAKDQLMQEMGPEAATMWVHYCETELPKLVLMRRILVVARKRSA, encoded by the coding sequence GTGCTATACAGAATCGCCCATGCCTTCAAGTCGGTGATCGCGTCGTTGTATTGGCTGGCAACGATGGGGCGCTGGGGCGTGCAAGGCGTTTTCGACACGCTCTATGCCGGCCAGGTGCGCAGCGAAAAGTTCCGCGAGATCTATCGCGGCGTGTTCGGCGCGGATTACGCCGAAGAGGCCGATCCGACCGGCTACATGACGATGACCGATTTGGCCAACATCGTTAAGCAACTGCATGTTGGCAGCGGTCAATCGTTTGTCGATCTGGCATGCGGTCGCGGAGGGGGCAGCCTGTGGGTGGCGCGGGCCACGGGCGCGACGCTGTTGGGCATCGACATCTCGCCCGTGGCGATCCAGGCCGCGCGCGAGCGTATCGCTGCGTTCGGCGTGACGGGAAAAGCCAAGTTCGAAGCCCGCGATATCACGGCTACCGGTTGTCCGGATGCCAGTTTCGACGGCGCCATGAGCGTAGACGCTCTCTTTCTGGTCCCCGACAAGACGGGCGCTATTCGCGAAGCGGCGCGGATTCTAAAACCCGGTGCACGTTTTGTGTTCACAACGTGGGAGTTGGACGAACCGTTCCGGGTGAAGGATTATCGTCCCCTCCTGACCGAAGCCGGCTTCGAGGTCGAGTCGATCGACGAGACGCCCGACTGGGAACGCCGCCAACGCGCCATCCTGGAACAAAGCATCGCCGCCAAAGATCAGTTGATGCAGGAAATGGGCCCCGAAGCAGCCACCATGTGGGTACACTACTGCGAAACGGAACTACCGAAGCTCGTCCTCATGCGCCGCATATTAGTGGTCGCGCGAAAACGATCCGCATAA